In the genome of Erinaceus europaeus chromosome 8, mEriEur2.1, whole genome shotgun sequence, one region contains:
- the LOC103112821 gene encoding anionic trypsin-like, translating into MNPLLILALVGAAVAFPSDDDDKIVGGYTCQENSVPYQVSLNSGYHFCGGSLINDQWVVSAAHCYKSRIQVRLGEHNIEVLEGNEQFINSDKVIRHPGYNSWTLDNDIMLIKLSTPAVLSSRVSAISLPSSCAPAGTQCLISGWGNTLSSGTNYPDLLQCLNAPLLSQAQCEASYPGQITDNMVCAGFLEGGKDSCQGDSGGPVVCNGELQGVVSWGYGCAQRNKPGVYTRVCNFVNWIQQTIAAN; encoded by the exons ATGAACCCTCTGCTGATTCTCGCCTTAGTGGGAGCTGCTG TCGCTTTCCCCAGTGACGATGATGACAAGATCGTCGGGGGCTACACCTGCCAGGAGAACTCTGTTCCTTACCAGGTGTCCCTGAACTCTGGCTATCACTTCTGCGGAGGCTCCCTCATCAATGACCAGTGGGTGGTGTCCGCAGCTCACTGCTACAAATC CCGCATCCAGGTGAGGCTGGGAGAGCACAACATCGAGGTCCTGGAGGGCAACGAGCAGTTCATCAACTCTGACAAGGTCATCCGCCACCCCGGCTACAACAGTTGGACCCTGGACAACGACATCATGCTGATCAAGCTGTCCACCCCTGCCGTCCTCAGCTCCCGGGTGTCTGCCATctctctgccctcctcctgcGCTCCTGCTGGCACCCAGTGCCTCATCTCTGGCTGGGGAAACACCCTGAGCTCTGGCA CCAACTACCCTGACCTGCTGCAGTGCCTGaatgctcccctgctgagccaggcCCAGTGTGAGGCCTCCTACCCTGGGCAGATCACTGACAACATGGTGTGTGCTGGCTTCCTGGAGGGAGGCAAGGACTCCTGCCAG GGTGACTCTGGTGGTCCTGTGGTCTGCAATGGAGAGCTGCAGGGAGTTGTCTCTTGGGGCTATGGCTGTGCCCAGAGGAACAAGCCTGGAGTCTACACCAGGGTGTGCAACTTCGTGAACTGGATTCAGCAGACCATAGCTGCCAACTAA